The genomic region TGTTGATGTTACTCATGGTAGCTCTTGTAGCTGCAGATGAGCCACTGATGGATCTCACAAGCCCAGTGCACTGTGATGCAGTTACTATGTGTCCTGAAGGATCAACATGCTGTCTGAGTCCTTATGGAGTATGGTACTGCTGTCCATTCTCAATGGTAAATCATAGTAAAACTATTTTTATACTCCATTAAGTTTAAGGTTTAACCTTTGTTTTTTCTGCCCGCTCCTTCAGGGTCAGTGCTGCAGAGATGGAGTTCATTGCTGCCGTCATGGTTATCACTGCGATTCGACATCGTTCCAGTGTTTGAGGGGGTGGTTGAGATTGACGTCTACTCCTCAGCCGGCCTCCAGAGCTATCCAGAAAACTCAGGTGTGTCAGTGCTCTGCCTGTATGActccacaataaaaacaaactgcaaCCAGTAACGCAACCTATCACGTTACCTGTGACCTACATACTTGACAATCTTAATGTCATATGATTTCAATGTGAATGTCATATGACTTCCAATCACCATTTCCGGCAGTTATAAAACATGGTTGAACATTTTCAAGCTGCAAACAATAACTTTTGAAACAATTTTTAGGCTTCAAAAAACAGGTAACACTTCCTGTATTTGTAATGCATTATAAGGGAAGCAGgaatacaaactaaaagtcctTGAAAATGAAACCAAGACCAAAATACAATGAAAACGTGACAGTGTTAT from Chanodichthys erythropterus isolate Z2021 chromosome 15, ASM2448905v1, whole genome shotgun sequence harbors:
- the LOC137037229 gene encoding progranulin-like; this translates as MSKMVPVLMLLMVALVAADEPLMDLTSPVHCDAVTMCPEGSTCCLSPYGVWYCCPFSMGQCCRDGVHCCRHGYHCDSTSFQCLRGWLRLTSTPQPASRAIQKTQDLERQTETEIVHCEGNVYCPAEKFCCKTTTGQWGCCSGMVL